Genomic DNA from Danio rerio strain Tuebingen ecotype United States chromosome 5, GRCz12tu, whole genome shotgun sequence:
AGTGTAACctataatatttatgtaaaaaataaatcccatTTTAGCATTTGCTTCATATCTTTTTGTATTTAGGTTATAAGGCTACTATATtctacattttataatattttacaatttaggctacatattttattattattatttattttgacagatgCAACATCCATTGATTGATTATTGCtgttaaaaacacctttttgtCTCCAGTGTAGTAGGATCAATATATGATGTTGTTTAGAGACTTGCCCGGGCTTGCATCAGCAATTTTGGGAGAATGGAAACCGAAAGTTATTTCTTGTGCTTTCGGAAACGAAACACTAGTTAGAGGCGGGGCTTGAGTTCATGCCTTAAATATTCGTGCCTCTAATCATCACAGTTGTTGGCACATCACTTGATTTCGGTGCGACTTGCAGGACTTATTCAAGAAAGAAGAAAACTTTTGAAAAAATCAGCGAAAGCCTCATTCAGCAACTTATTTTACCATCATAACTCGGTAAGTCATTCATTATGAGTTAATTAGACCTATACATTAATACAACAGCACGTTTTAAATAAGCATGATTGCTGCCGTTGCTTCATTTTATTCATGTGTTTTATTCTGACAGGTGACGATGCAGCTGACTGTAAAACTGCTTGGCGGTGATGTGAAGCGCCTGGAAGTGAGCGGTGATGCTACCGTTGGAATACTCAAACAGGTTATCTCTCAGTACTTCAACGTGCCCACTTTTAAGCAGAAGCTGTCGGCCGAAAACGGTCAGCGGATCAGCCTGGAGGATGAATCCCGGACCCTCAGCAGCTACGGGCTGAACTCCGACTCGGTGGTGATGCTCCTCATCACAACTAATCCC
This window encodes:
- the isg15 gene encoding ubiquitin-like protein ISG15 — its product is MQLTVKLLGGDVKRLEVSGDATVGILKQVISQYFNVPTFKQKLSAENGQRISLEDESRTLSSYGLNSDSVVMLLITTNPGTFQVFVKNEKGQVKTYDVDANETVDQLQTKIYQKERVPKDQQRLIFKGRQLESGMKLQDYDITSLSTIHMTLRLRGG